AGAGGGCTTTGTGGCTTACGGACTGCTGTATGACCTGTGGTGGAACCCACCCAGAGACACCCTTGTCTTGCAGAAGGCTGGTTTGGATCCTGTGCAGGGTCCCAGGGAGCAGACAGCTCTGGAGAAGAGTTACAATTCAGGTCAGTCTTCCTCTGAAGAAACTCCTGATCAAACTGCAGCTGAGATGGATGAAAACCTGTGCAATGCAACTGAAGTTCATACATGTGAGACAGAAAGTAACTCAAGAACTAGTTCGATCGATTTGGTAGACAGACAGTCAAAACTGAATGGCTGCAAAGTGCTTCTTTCAGAAGAGATGGCTGCTTTACAGAACACCCAGAGAGATATAGCTGAGGTCCAGCAGATTTTAGCAGAGATGATCCGCCAGCATCAGCAGCAGAGGAACAATCTCCAGGAAAACGCAAATGGAAGCACCCAGGAAAGCAACCTGCAGCAGAGTTCAGAGACTGAATCAGACAAACCATTCTCTGACAGCAATCAGATGAACTGGTAAGCATCTGAATGTGAATGAATGGATTGAAAAGCATTGGGGGGGGTTGTGTGTTTGTGCAGCAGATTTCTTGTTTAGCTCAGATTGCTTCTCATCTCAAGCTTGTCACCCAGGGACACTTCAACATACAGCTCAAAAGTCTTGCGTTTTCTTGGGGCTGAACTACCACGTGCATAAATTTACTACAGCTGAATAATTCCTGATACACAGAGTGTGTTGGTACGGTGAATAAACAGGGCAGCTTAAAAAGGGGAGGATAATGAAAAGGACAAGCATGATCTAAGAGGTCTATCTCTTGGTTGAACAATTATTTGGGACTTTGGTAGGAATGAACTAGAACATGTAACACCTGTCCAGCTCTCCTGTGCTGCCTGTCCAGGAGGGAGGCTTATGCAGTCATTTAAGCAAAAGTTACTCACAACACCTGCTCTTTTCTTGACAGTAAAGATGAAGTAAAGGAACCAATTACACTCCCTGAGCTAACAAAGCAGCTtctaaaagcaaagcagaaactaGCAGAATTTCCAGACAATTTAAAGGTAAGTTTTCAGAAGAGGCATTGTGGTTCTGAAAAAAGACAGTCTTTTTGTCAGGGCAGCCTCATAACAGAACACCATTCCTTACTTTCTGTGAAAGGAAACTTTCTTTGTGATCTGGCAATTTTGAGAGAGAATGGATGCATGGCATCAgggtaatatttttctttgacacATAACTTTCTCCATACAGTTGGAAAGTGTAGGTAAAGCTCCCGCATGGGAGAACTCAAGCGGATGTTCTGTATTAATCTCTCCCATGCGTTTTAGAAGTAATCCCTTGCTACTTAGAATTATGTATGCAAAAACAGTTTTGATAAACAGTGAAACCAGAAATTTAAGGTATAAAATGGCCTTTCTAGATTAGGAACTGTAGAAACTACACACAACATGTTTGAAAACAACGTTTCCTAGGCTGTCTCATCCCTGCTGTTCTCTAGTCTATAACTGAAGGTAATCTTGGTGATTGTGCAAGAGGGGGCAAACCTTGTCAAACATGCActggaaaaaagaggaggaaatgcaTCTGAATTAGTATCTGTTCAAAAGATACTGTAAAGCAGTGTCTTTTAGAGAACTCATTGTCTGAATACATTGTAGTTGAACAATTATAATTGAAAGAGTAGACATCACctcatgttcctttttttttgcaggtCTTCCCGTTCCCTGACGTGCTGGAGTGCTGCCTTGTGCTCCTTCACATCGGATCCCAGTGTGCTCCCGAGCTACAGGAAGAGGCATCAGCTCTCCTTAGGAAGCACGGTAGTGCCCATATGtacagcagggctggcaggaggtTCTTCACATGACATTTTGAGACATAACTGTCTCCCTTGAGCTGCCTACAGATACTTAACACCGAGGCTGTTCTTAGAGTGAAAGCTTGTTTTGATGGCCATGGTTATTTTGGGTAAAACTAGTAAAAAACAGGTTTATATACAGACTCATTTGAAGTCAACAATTACTACTACTAAAGGAGATTGTGTTAGAAAATTGAAAAGCAGTAGGTTGTGGCCTTGAACTGTATACAAGATTTTTGTACAGTCTTTTCcaacaaataaaaaagttatACTTCTCTTAGATGTAAGAGAAACAGTTTTGAGCAGCTCTATCAGTCTTTCAGCAGAGGAGGAATAGTAGCTGCCCTCAGGAAAAACAATGGTTTCTGTAGGCAAACTGACCTTTAAGCCAGTATTGTTCTTAAAAGCATTTTGAGTTCATTTTCCCTCCTTTAAATAAAGTCGTCTACCACCATAAATTGGCATTTAATTTCATGGATAGAAATCTGTATCAATCAGAggcaaatgcattaaaaataagcCTGGTTTGTTGGGTTCTTTTGTTAAACTTTCTCCATAAATCAAACTCAGTAGATAAAATGAACTGTGTGCTATGACTTATGACTTATGCCACCTGTATGAGGTACTACCAAGTTCTAGAATAGCAGCTTTTCTAGAGAAGTGCTAAAACCAATCCTAAATTCTGGAGTCTTACAGCTTACCTAAAGGCTTTGCCTGTTTTGTTAGAAAAACTTTCTTCCTCAGAATAAGGCTATATAAACTTTAGTGAACATAGCATTTATCTTAGTAATTTCTCAAAGCTTTTAAATGAAGCAGAAGAGTTCATGGTAGGATAGAAGGTAGGTCATAAATTTAGAAAGTCTGTAAGTACAATAAAGATTATTGTACTATAAAGATTATTGAAAAAAAGTAGGAGGGATGGATTTTTTTAGATGAAGAGCTTTTTCAGATTCTTCCAGTCACAATACAGTCTTGATACTGGTAATATCTCCTGCTCCAAGCTGAGTAAAGCCTcagaacattttgaaaagcagcCGGTGAAAGGTGGGGTTATATTAAAAGACGATCCTCCTGCGGATGTGTTAATCTGGTAAATTGCTGCCACTAACTTGGAACTCGTTAAATTCTGTACAAAGCACTTGAAAACCAGGAGGGGGAGCCAGTGCTTAACCAAACAGCCCTCCTACACTTTAAAGCAGGAACCCCACTAGAGTGGAGGTGGAAAACTTCACACAGGACAGATAGCGACAAATCATTTTGCTTAAGTGGCTATGCTGCACTGAAAGAATTCTCCACAACACTGCTAGCTGTGCTGGGAGACGAGCAGAAGAGAATACGAGTCCCCTGAAGAGATCCTAAGCTCAGCTTTCATCAACTCCTGTACAAGAAGATCAAAGGTAGATTTTACTAAGAACTACCCCAGTAGCATATCAGAAATAGTAAAAGAAGAAACTTGAACATCTTTGGGCATGCATTGCTTATTCAGATTCCAAATCTGAATTTTGGGAATTTTAGTGCTTGATGGAAAATCCAAAACAAGGcctggtttaaaaaaatttattttacaaaaattaaaaccaagtaaTATTTACAAGCATTTTAAATAGCAGTTCTAAACCTCAACTCCTAATAATGGATTGTTTAAGCATGTTTAAAATGTAAGACAAAGTATTCAAAATTTTAGGTCTGCCATGTCCAAAAGGGTTGTtggtggtttggggcttttttaagaAATGTCATTACAAAGctgttgaaaataaaaaagatagtGTAGAATAGCTTGtgttttaaaaagtcagaatcccAAGTTGTTCTTCCATCCTCTAACTACTTTTTAGATGTTTATAATGAGAACTGGAGcccttttgtctgtttttaagcATATAGTAAAATTAGGGGCTGGAGAAGAGGAACAAATATTTATCCATCTGCTGAACTACCTGTGTTGCAAAGAGAAGAATAACATTTGTAGGTTGttgaaaaatactgaagtcagagtaCTAGTCCAGTCCCCTGTCAAAGGTGAACCTTTAGGCCTCTTAATCTACTTTCAGAACACTTTAATACCCTAAGAACTAAGCTGAGGTTCAGTATAGGTCAAACCTGTACCATACAGAATTAGAAACCAGGGAGAGCTGATCAAATCAACTCCAGTAATATCCATTCCCACTGTTGTTAAAGCAAATCTCTGAATATTTTTAGCCGCAAGGATCATTTTAATGTCATCCATTCCCAAACCTCTGCAGTGATCAAAGGGAGCAATTTCCACAGACTacacaaagataaaataagaaaacatgagGTGAAGCAGTCACCCTCACAACatgcagaagttttaaaataagctttataAAGCACAATTTTTAAGtttgtgtgcatgtctgtgtccATTTTTGCTGGATTTCTGGACTGTTAAGCCTTCCTTGCAGATTCTGTACagtataaagaggaaaaaaacagaggtATTCACAGTAGGTTCTTGTCTTTTGCCCTTGGTATTAAAAAGATGGCAAACCACAAATGCTGGCATTAGGAATTCAGTCAACTCTCTTCTGGGTTTCAAATGAAGATGCAGCTCTTCAGCAAAACTGCAGGCCGTAGACTGTAGATGTCTTTTGTTTGAGACACTATTAGGGAAAAAGGTTGAGGACAGCAGCTGCCAATATGGTAACCATGTTCTGCTGGGGGGTACCGCTTATCACGGCTGCATGTTGTTGATAATAGCCAAAATGCTCATTTTTTCTTGGGCCGAGTCCACatcttcattttgtttctgaGCCACTCCTGTGCCAAGGCCATACAGCCGCCCACAATACTTTGCATCATCAATTGTATCCTCAAAAAAcaactgcagattaaaaaaacaaaacaggtatTGTTTAATTGTGCCTCTAAATCAGAAAGCACCTAATGTTAATTAAACATCTGATTTGAAGTCAGCCACCTCCAAGATGCAGTGTGCAAATTAAAATAAGTACATAGAAGAACAGTAAACAGAAGTCTGTGCCAATATCAACAATCCCTATTAACTGACAGACTGAAGCCCGATGGCCACAAGGctcaaaaaaccaaaccacacattGAGAACGTTGACATTTATGGACAGGAACTGGTGAAAGAACCATAAAGGAGCATACTGCAGTACCTCTTTCATTCTGAAGAATGCCATTCCCGTGAGAAGAGAGTCTGATCCCGCCTGATGTTGTCGTCCAATTCGCTGCAAATCCAGCTGATCTGCCACTTCCTGAAGGCCACCCTGCAATGAGcacagaacagattttattttggaagatCCATCTCTTACCAAAATTGCCATGCTTCTCCAAAACATGAGGGCAAACACTGGCCTTGATGAATCGGTGAAGATGCCAGCAGTACACACACACCAGCTGTGAGTGAAACACGGTGGTAAATACTGTTCAAGAATGCAGAAACACTCTTCTCACATTTAGGTACCTTGCTTCCCTGCCACGGATGCTTGAGATGACTATAGGTACATTCATAGTTTACAAATGCTGGACCTTTCCCACCCTTTCCTCAAACAAGGCTGTGATTCAGCAGATAAATTACTTCCAACCCTCTGAGTGTCTACCAGTTAATCAAGTCATGTAGTAGTTCATGTGAGAAGAAACACTCCACCTTGCATAGGAAAGATGAGCATGCTGAATTACAATTAGCCTCTGAAACTACTGATATACGAACTGGAAGGTTATGGGAATGTCCCCTAAATAAGACACACATTGATAAGACTAAAACTGGGGAGGCAGCATCTATTAGATACAAACTTAGCCATAGGTGCTTATGTGTGACTACTGGCTTTTATACACCTTCCAGTTTTAAGACTATAATTGCAGCAGTTCTGTCACTCAGCTTACTGTACATTTACAGTGTTGATGCCCATCCATCGCTTGCTGGGGAGATACAAGTACCTTGAGGTTTTTGCAGCTCTTCATTAAGTACTTTACATCGTAGATAGATGGGAAGAAAAGGTTCAAGATATGGAAAAACTCATGTTCCTCTTCCGGTAACCTGGAATCTGTCAACAACTTCACCATGTAGCCAAAGTCATaaccactgaaaacaaaaacatacagaaaccAGATAAGCAGACAACACCTATATTTGGGACCCATTATCTCATTTTTCACAAGAGTTTTACGTGCTGTAGCTTTCAAACCCTAACATTTTTTGACATAAAACTTTGGATTAGAGCCAGAATTCATCCGGATCGTCCATGTCAATACAGGACTTTGGAATGCTCCCTGGATGCCTCCGCTAACCTCTTGTGGAAGAAGCTAAGCCATGGGGAAAAACATCCTTTTCTTCCCCACACTACAAGTTTCTGTCACTAGGGCCAATACAGAAAAGCAGGAAGCCCTTTATCTGTTGCCACCACCTCCGCCTCCCTTGGACCAGAGGCTTTGTAATCAAGTTGCTTGAAACACTACAAGAAATATACCTTAACTACACAGATTTCTTCCTCTACGGAGAAGGAAATACAAGACGGAAGTTGTGAACACTACCAACAttgtaagaaagaagaaacaaaaaacatacTTTCCTAATGCATGCAAGTTACTGAAGTCCAGAAATCACATTTCAACTTGTTAATAACTTCCTCCACAGGGAAAGACTGTAACAGCGAAAGGATTTGCAAGCAATGCATACACAAAATTCAGACTACAGTAACTGCTGGTACAAAATTAAGTGCCAAGTGCCCTCACTTCTTGGCCTTCATATCTTTAAGCTTATTTAAGAACTGCAGAGCTGCCAATTCTCCTTAAATCTGCAGTAGTCTCCATGGACAAAAGCAGAAGTGTTTCAAGAGATGTCTCACTTCACAGCATCAGCAACCACCCTGACGTACCTGTGGAAGGACAGCCATTTCACACTGTCACTAAGGACGACCCCAGATGTCATAAGCAACTCGGCAAAATGCAGGGTATCGATTCCTTCTTCTTCATGCTTCTGGAACTGCAACCCAGAGCTGGCAAGGAGGTCTATGGAATCCTGAGAGTACATGTCCTCCCTGAAggagaaaagcagctttgcagtCAAGATGCTAAAAACTCAGGTTCATTTTGTTAAAAATTCTCCCCACGCTCTATTTCAAACATTGGAGTGACCAGTAGGCTACCTCTGGGTTCCACATTTGTCTCAAGAAAATCCAAATTGCATCAGTTTTAATACCACTACTGCAGCCTCCTACATCCATAACATTCTGTGATTGTAACTAGTTAATAATTCTGTTGCTAGTGCAAATTCCAAAGATTCCACCTCCACAGAACTGAACATTTTGAATAATGTCACTTCTGCAAGGTTAAATGGCAGCACCAGAGTTGAAAGCATGGAGAATCGGAGAGTTCTCCAAAATAGGAAGATGTGCAACTCTAAAGCACTGAGCATCATTCCtgtctacatttttctttttcacttcacaACACATACCGCCATATCATCATCTCCAGTTCCATCTCTGGGAGTAAACAAAATTGCGTAATAGTTGCCTAAGGAAGGAGGACAATGATGAGTGAGGATATGCTTGGTGGAGAGCTGAGCAGGAACCTGACTTCTACAGTTTGTTTCATTtgagggagggcgggagggaagGACATGACCACACAGAGAGCAAGATTCATGCCAAATATGATAATTGAGTCAAATGAAGTGATCACACTGCGAAAACCATTTCACTCTGATTTCAATACTTTACGCTCACAACTTCGTGGAGGCAAATATTGCAACTTTTGGGTTCGAGAACTGTATGATCTGCACACACTAGCTACAAATCTTTGTAATCTTTTCCAGTGACAGTTCTATAAAAACACGGACTGATTTCCTATAAATCTGTCTTTGTGCCAGATAAACCCTCTCTTTATTTCCAGGCAGCTCTAGTGGCAATTGTGCTGAGTTTGTCTTTACACTTACAGGGAAAGAGATAATGAAACTTGTTTAAACTGTAAGCCAGCATATTGCAGTATGGAGAAGACAAGAACAATTGCCACACTCCATTTAGCAAGATTCATTCTCCTGAGCAGGTGTGACAATTACACCAACTCTTTTTTTAGATCCCAGTGTTAATTTTTGGCATGGATCTATAAAGaggtattttcctttttgctgaaAACAGCACATCcatttatttttagcagaaaaagatggatttttacatatatatatatatatatatataaataaaacgtATGAAgtttcagacaaaaaaattacTGGGGATAGATAATATCAAGGGAATAAGTATTAAGGACAGGATTTTAGCATGGCTTTGACTTCCAGAAATACTGCAAACTCCTGTCATGCCAAAATAGGTTCCCACATAATCTGTGTTACAATCTAAATTTTTATGGCTCGGAATCACCCAGCGATGATGAAGATACAGACACCTGCGTTTGCCAAAGGAAAGCATCACTTCAACAGAAAAGAAAGGGCCATTTTCCCTGGCTCAAAAGACTCACGTAAGGTTGAATTTAAAGTTAAACTGCCAGGTGTTGATGCCAGAAGGATATTCTCCTTTCTCATTTGTGAAAGTCAGGCCCAGCTGGATAATCTTCAGAAGGTCAACGTTACACCGAAGGAGCTGATACTGATAGTCTATGGAGCTGCGGAATTCACCAATTGGCCTTACAACAACTCCAGGGAACTCTGTGTCctaggagagaagggaaaaatctTATTTCACTACTTACTCTATGAAGAGTTCCACACTTGCAGGTCTCAGCACTGCATTCTGTGAATTCTTCTgcaaaaatcacctttttttttcctccttttccataTTCATACAGATTTTAATCTGCTACAAGTCAGACACTAAAAAAAAGCCCTACATAATTTGTTAACTACTGCATTCATTTATTACAGGTatcctttatttcagttttgtttccttctAGTTATCTATTCAAAGTTATCCAATATACATGACTGTATAATATAAACATCTCTTTCTCAAAAAGGACTAACCCTCTCATTTTCCCTAAACGTCCTAAAATGgactttaatttatttattcaggGTTCTTTCATGTTCTAAATACAAGTTAAATTTAGCACTCTGACCATCTTCATTCCATAGTCTAGACAGTGATAACCTTCACTGTTTTTGAGGAACAGCCAATGTCTACAT
This genomic interval from Athene noctua chromosome 12, bAthNoc1.hap1.1, whole genome shotgun sequence contains the following:
- the CNOT8 gene encoding CCR4-NOT transcription complex subunit 8, with product MPAALAENSQVICEVWANNLEEEMRKIREIVLSYSYIAMDTEFPGVVVRPIGEFRSSIDYQYQLLRCNVDLLKIIQLGLTFTNEKGEYPSGINTWQFNFKFNLTEDMYSQDSIDLLASSGLQFQKHEEEGIDTLHFAELLMTSGVVLSDSVKWLSFHSGYDFGYMVKLLTDSRLPEEEHEFFHILNLFFPSIYDVKYLMKSCKNLKGGLQEVADQLDLQRIGRQHQAGSDSLLTGMAFFRMKELFFEDTIDDAKYCGRLYGLGTGVAQKQNEDVDSAQEKMSILAIINNMQP